One Amorphoplanes digitatis genomic window carries:
- a CDS encoding glycosyltransferase family 2 protein, whose translation MPLPPTNTEKYLYYGKQGRWIFCVFLCAFAGVMYGMSRLAANSAWTSLLYELIALQVVAVFISLLSSTRKRRGSRAEHEAKVAAYRPEEHPSVDVFLPSAGEPMAILENTYRNVMLLDWPGRLTVYVLDDSARESVAELAARFDFRYLTRPNRGELKKAGNLRYGYENSDGDLIHVFDADFAPRADMVRELAPYFDDPAVGIVQSPQFFDVQQDHFNWLQRSAAATQEMFYRWIQPARDSVDAAICVGTNAVYRRSALQRAGGFAQIGHSEDVHTGVNLSKAGFRTRYVPVNLAKGVCPDNFDGFANQQYRWCTGSMSLLADPGFHRSALTVKQKLCFWTGFLYYITTAVAAFASQLPAVLMLWFFPDQIRPLNYLPLIGTIFVWSTLMPRVTDYRWSPAVVRVQMLIGFCHALALFDFLRGRTAAWVPTGAAKRTPTARRVLRLLRVWLITAQILTWVGIVVSIRNHGLAQLWATVLFAGPMLYFVGPLLLGNRATPERRPAPVPVPRPIPEARGTGLYAPHAAS comes from the coding sequence GTGCCGCTACCCCCGACCAATACAGAGAAGTACCTCTACTACGGCAAGCAGGGGCGCTGGATCTTCTGCGTGTTCCTGTGCGCCTTCGCCGGCGTCATGTACGGGATGTCCCGGCTGGCCGCGAACTCGGCGTGGACCAGCCTGCTCTACGAGCTGATCGCCCTCCAGGTCGTCGCCGTCTTCATCAGCCTGCTCTCCAGCACCCGCAAGCGCCGCGGCTCCCGGGCGGAGCACGAGGCCAAGGTGGCCGCGTACCGCCCGGAGGAGCATCCCTCGGTCGACGTCTTCCTGCCGTCCGCGGGCGAGCCGATGGCCATCCTGGAGAACACGTACCGCAATGTGATGCTCCTGGACTGGCCCGGCCGGCTCACCGTCTACGTCCTCGACGACTCGGCCCGCGAATCGGTGGCGGAGCTGGCCGCACGCTTCGACTTCCGCTATCTGACGCGTCCCAATCGCGGCGAGCTGAAGAAGGCCGGGAATTTGCGATATGGATACGAGAACTCCGACGGCGACCTGATTCACGTCTTCGACGCCGATTTCGCGCCGCGCGCCGATATGGTCCGCGAGCTGGCGCCGTACTTCGACGATCCGGCGGTCGGCATCGTCCAGTCGCCGCAATTCTTCGACGTACAGCAGGATCACTTCAATTGGCTGCAACGCTCCGCCGCCGCGACCCAGGAGATGTTCTACCGCTGGATTCAGCCGGCCCGTGACTCCGTCGACGCGGCCATCTGTGTCGGTACCAATGCGGTCTACCGCCGCAGCGCGTTGCAGCGGGCCGGCGGCTTCGCCCAGATCGGCCACAGCGAGGACGTGCACACCGGGGTGAACCTGTCGAAGGCCGGATTCCGGACACGCTACGTGCCGGTGAACCTGGCCAAGGGCGTGTGCCCGGACAACTTCGACGGCTTCGCCAACCAGCAGTACCGGTGGTGCACCGGCAGCATGAGCCTGCTGGCGGATCCGGGCTTCCACCGCTCGGCGCTGACCGTCAAGCAGAAGCTGTGCTTCTGGACTGGTTTCCTCTACTACATCACCACGGCCGTCGCGGCGTTCGCGAGTCAGCTACCGGCCGTCCTGATGCTGTGGTTCTTCCCGGACCAGATCCGTCCGCTCAACTACCTGCCGCTGATCGGCACGATCTTCGTGTGGTCGACGCTGATGCCCCGGGTCACTGACTACCGGTGGTCGCCGGCCGTCGTCCGGGTACAGATGCTCATCGGCTTCTGCCACGCCCTGGCCCTGTTCGACTTCCTCCGCGGCCGGACCGCCGCCTGGGTGCCGACCGGCGCCGCCAAGCGGACGCCGACCGCCCGCCGCGTGCTCCGTCTGCTCCGGGTCTGGCTCATCACCGCGCAGATCCTGACCTGGGTGGGCATCGTCGTGAGCATCAGGAACCACGGCCTGGCCCAGCTCTGGGCGACGGTGCTGTTCGCCGGCCCGATGCTGTACTTCGTCGGCCCGCTGCTGCTGGGCAACCGGGCGACGCCCGAGCGCCGGCCGGCGCCGGTGCCGGTGCCGCGGCCGATACCCGAGGCGCGCGGCACCGGTCTCTACGCGCCGCACGCGGCGTCATGA